AATTCCGTTCCCTGCGGCAACCGCTTCGTATTGGTGGTTGATAATCCAAGCCCCCAAAATACTAGTCGGATGATGTGGCGGAGTTACGGTATGGGTTACGGTGGAGAACTTACGACCTTTGCCGCAAATCGCTTTCGTAATGATCTCCCTTGTTTGGCGTTTATGGCCTAATGACATCTTTGAACCTCCTCCATACAATCATTCACTATCAAGTGTATGCAGGGCGATGGCCCAGGGTGACAACTATTTTTGGATAAGTTAACGAATTCAAAAAATCATCAAAAATGCCTGTATTCGGCGCTTTTCGCTCGTTTAGCGCATAAAAAGAGACGGCCGTTTCCCGTAATGGGAGCACAGCCGTCTCTTTCGATTTTTCGGAAAATAGGAAATAAAGGATGAAGCGGACGCTATTCTCTTCCGGCCAGGAAAGACCGCGAAGCCATCTGCCGCCGGGCGACAATGGGCGCTTTATACTGTTTGGCGATTTTGAGATACAGTGCAAGCTCGCGGCACAGCTGGAGAATGGCCGAACGAACCTCGAACTCTTCCCTCGAAGACGGCAGCTTCATTTCCTGGAACTCCTGCTCCAGCGTGTTCAGCAGCTTCTCCGTTCTTCCCGTGTATTCTTCATTCAACACATCGTTGCTCAATTGCTCGAACAGCTCGGCGACCATTTCGCCATGGGGCAAATGCTGGTACACCTGAGAGAGGAGCTGAATCATATTCTGGATGGATTCAAGCTGCTCCTTACGCATGTAAAAGTAGACGTTCCAGGCCTCGTCCGGATGAATGACGCTGTTCTCCATCTCCCTTGCCGCGGCATTCAGGCCGCGCTGAACCGCGCTGCCCGCCTGGATCAGCTCTTTGCCGTCCCACACGTACTGCGGATCATGCAGCGTGTTTGACATTTGCTTGAAAATAATGGAGAAGAGCCCGTCCACCTCTCTGCGTATCCCGTACATCAGTTCACCGGTCTTCGGCATATAAATCAGGTTGACCAATCCGGCGGACCCGAGCCCGATCGCAAGCAGCTCCACCTGCTGGATCAGCACATGAATGCTCAGCTCGGCTTGTCCGAACACGCGAAAGACGATAACCGAGCTTGTGACGATCCCTTCCCTAAAGCCTGCACGCACGATCAGAGGGAAGCCGAACAGAACGAAGAGGCAGAGCACCCAGTAATGGAAGCCGAGCAGCCAGAACAGCCCGCAGCCAAAAAATAGGCCGACCAGCG
This region of Paenibacillus sp. URB8-2 genomic DNA includes:
- a CDS encoding aromatic acid exporter family protein — encoded protein: MGFRVIKTAAATLLSVLLAAAAGIPNAQSAGLLAILGVEVTRKRSVKTITARFFASLVGLFFGCGLFWLLGFHYWVLCLFVLFGFPLIVRAGFREGIVTSSVIVFRVFGQAELSIHVLIQQVELLAIGLGSAGLVNLIYMPKTGELMYGIRREVDGLFSIIFKQMSNTLHDPQYVWDGKELIQAGSAVQRGLNAAAREMENSVIHPDEAWNVYFYMRKEQLESIQNMIQLLSQVYQHLPHGEMVAELFEQLSNDVLNEEYTGRTEKLLNTLEQEFQEMKLPSSREEFEVRSAILQLCRELALYLKIAKQYKAPIVARRQMASRSFLAGRE